A genomic window from Pelagicoccus albus includes:
- the acpS gene encoding holo-ACP synthase has protein sequence MNEISLPAKGPVLGIGVDIVSVDRIRDLVARQGDRFLQRVYTPAELEYCAKYRDPSERYAARFAAKEAVAKAFTTGIGEFINWTSIGVVSGSRGQPEIQLDPKAQELLERLGGSRVAISLSHTSTDAIAFATIIG, from the coding sequence ATGAACGAGATCTCTTTGCCCGCCAAAGGCCCCGTCCTGGGGATCGGAGTGGATATCGTATCCGTGGATCGTATTCGCGATTTGGTGGCGCGGCAGGGAGACCGTTTTTTGCAGCGAGTTTATACTCCGGCTGAGCTCGAATACTGCGCCAAGTACCGCGACCCTTCGGAGCGCTACGCGGCTCGTTTTGCGGCAAAGGAAGCAGTCGCCAAGGCGTTTACTACGGGGATCGGGGAGTTCATTAATTGGACTTCGATTGGGGTGGTATCTGGAAGCAGAGGTCAGCCTGAAATCCAGTTGGACCCGAAAGCTCAAGAGCTGCTTGAACGCTTGGGGGGAAGTCGGGTGGCGATCAGCCTTTCCCACACTTCGACCGACGCCATCGCCTTCGCCACGATCATTGGCTGA